The sequence below is a genomic window from Salinispira pacifica.
GAATGTCGATGCTGGGAACACCGGGGTATCCGGCTCCGCTGATGGCCTGCATGGTGGTTGCCTGTACGGCTTCAACGCCGAAGGCCTTGTGTAGGGGTGCAAGGGCCATGGCGATAAACATGGTTGAGCAGTTGGAATTTGTGATAATTGCACCCTTGTAGGGCTGCTTGCGGATAATCTCGAAATGATCGGGATTGATTTCCGGAATCACCAGGGGCACATCTTTATCCATCCGGTGATTTTTTGAGTTGGAAATGACGAAATGTCCTGCTTCGGCGAAGCGGGTTTCGGCCTCTCCGGCTACGGAGCTGTCCAGTCCGGAGAAAAGGATGGTGCTCTCCAGAGTTTCATCCAGGGATTTTACAATTTTTCCGGCAATATCTTCGGGAACCGGTATGTCCTGTTTCCAGCTTGCCGCTTCGGCATAGGGTTTGCCCGCAGAGCGGGGGGATGCCACCAGTTCGCGGATTTCGAAATGGGGATGGTTTTGAAGCAGCACAATAAACTTTTGGCCCACAGTACCTGTGGCGCCGAGAATGGCAACGGGTATCTTACTCATTATACCTCCAATGGTTTTGAGATCCGTATTTGTCTACCTGTTATATGCAAATATGCTAACTTTATACGTCAACATTGCTCATTGTCAATGTAGGCCTCGGGGAGTATACTCACCTGAAACGTGAACAAATGAAGGAATGTCCGGACAGCCGCGTAAACCTGTCCATATTCCCGGCAAGTCCGGGGTTCACTCTTTGGAGGCTATCATGAAATCGGAATTTATTGCAGATGTGTACCACGCAGCCGCTGAAATCAGCAAAACCACCGGCTACCGTCCCAAACTGGGAATGATTCTGGGCTCGGGACTGTCCAGTCTGGCGGAAAGCTATGAGTGCACCAAGGTTCCCTACGGTGATATTCCGGTACTGCCCAAACCGACCGTGGAAGGGCATCGGGGCGAACTCTATATAAATGAGGATATTGCAATCTGCTCCGGCCGTTTTCACTACTATGAAGGGCACAGTCCGGATAATGTGGTGAGCACAGTGGCCCTGCTGAAGGGGCTGGGCTGTGAACGGCTAATTGTCACCAATGCCGCAGGGGGAATCAACACCGGGTTTTCTCCTGGGGATATTATGATCATTGAGGATCATATTAATCATCTGGGATTTAATCCACTCATGGGACCCAACCCGCAAATAGACGGAACCGATCTGGGCGCCCGCTTCCCGGATATGTCCCGGGTCTACAGTCCCGCTTTCGCCGCAAAAGCACAGGAGCTGGACGGTGATCTGAAACAGGGCGTGTACATTGCGGTTACCGGTCCAAGCTATGAGACACCCGCTGAAATCCGGGCCTTCTCCGCCATGGGCGCAGATGCGGTGGGCATGTCCACCGTGCCGGAAGCCATTTTCGCCCGGTATCTGGGCATGGAAGTGGGGGGCTTGAGTCTCATTACCAACTTCGCCGCCGGTCTGGGCCACGAGGAACTGCATCACGATGAAGTGGTGGAAATCGGCCGGAAAGCCGCTGACAGAATGAAAAAACTGGTGGCCGGTCTGGTGGACTGGTGGCTGAAGGAATAGGCCGGGCCTGCCCCCCTCTCCGCCGAAACCATGGTATCCGCTGATTCACGAATTCCCCAGCATATCGCACATCTCATGAGGGAGACCGTATCCCAGGCCCGGAACCGGGAGGTGCTGTTCGTCTGTACCCAGGACGAGGAAGGCA
It includes:
- the asd gene encoding aspartate-semialdehyde dehydrogenase, with protein sequence MSKIPVAILGATGTVGQKFIVLLQNHPHFEIRELVASPRSAGKPYAEAASWKQDIPVPEDIAGKIVKSLDETLESTILFSGLDSSVAGEAETRFAEAGHFVISNSKNHRMDKDVPLVIPEINPDHFEIIRKQPYKGAIITNSNCSTMFIAMALAPLHKAFGVEAVQATTMQAISGAGYPGVPSIDILGNVVPFIGGEEDKVETEPQKILGTLAGDHIDHAPFPVSAQCTRVPVFDGHTETLSIKLGKKASVDEVKEVLRNFRGMPQEKKLHSAPEFPILVTEQEDRPQPARDIWLQGGMSTVVGRVRECPVLDIKMTILGHNTVRGAAGAAILNAEAMVALGYIS
- a CDS encoding purine-nucleoside phosphorylase; amino-acid sequence: MKSEFIADVYHAAAEISKTTGYRPKLGMILGSGLSSLAESYECTKVPYGDIPVLPKPTVEGHRGELYINEDIAICSGRFHYYEGHSPDNVVSTVALLKGLGCERLIVTNAAGGINTGFSPGDIMIIEDHINHLGFNPLMGPNPQIDGTDLGARFPDMSRVYSPAFAAKAQELDGDLKQGVYIAVTGPSYETPAEIRAFSAMGADAVGMSTVPEAIFARYLGMEVGGLSLITNFAAGLGHEELHHDEVVEIGRKAADRMKKLVAGLVDWWLKE